One Yoonia sp. BS5-3 genomic window carries:
- a CDS encoding RsmB/NOP family class I SAM-dependent RNA methyltransferase: protein MTPAARIGAAIDVIDRIQDGELADRSLAHWGRKNRYAGSKDRAAIADIVYAVLRKKQSLAVLGAGKTGRALLIGYLRDIGQDPDAVFGADRYAPAALTEAERAAPEPGPENADFPEWLWPDLVRSQGDQALPIARAMRERAPIYVRANLMKASREEAIAALAAEGVIGTAHALSPSAVHISEGARKIRNAQPYLNGMIELQDAASQAVADLVPLTLGERFLDFCAGGGGKVLAVAGRIAGEFYAHDADLRRMNDLPARAARAGTQVNLVPPEDLDALPACHTVLVDAPCSGSGSWRRDPHGKWLLTRDRLDQLVEMQQNILSRASGLVRPGGHLVYATCSLLDVENDQQSAAFLARHPDFSQVGAHHFTPLSGGDGFFCAVFAKD, encoded by the coding sequence ATGACACCAGCGGCAAGAATTGGCGCGGCGATCGATGTGATTGATCGCATCCAGGATGGTGAATTGGCCGACCGTTCTTTGGCCCATTGGGGCCGCAAGAACCGATATGCAGGTTCCAAAGACCGTGCCGCGATTGCTGATATCGTCTATGCCGTCCTGCGGAAGAAACAAAGCCTGGCGGTTTTGGGGGCGGGCAAGACAGGTCGGGCGCTTTTGATCGGTTATTTGCGCGATATCGGGCAAGATCCTGATGCGGTCTTCGGCGCGGATCGCTATGCGCCTGCGGCGCTGACTGAGGCCGAACGCGCCGCACCTGAACCGGGCCCTGAAAACGCGGATTTTCCCGAGTGGCTATGGCCTGATTTGGTGCGCTCTCAGGGTGATCAGGCCTTGCCGATTGCCCGCGCAATGCGCGAACGTGCACCCATTTATGTCCGGGCTAATTTGATGAAGGCCAGCCGCGAAGAGGCGATTGCAGCACTTGCCGCAGAGGGCGTGATCGGGACCGCCCATGCATTGTCGCCCTCTGCTGTACACATTTCGGAAGGCGCCCGGAAAATCAGGAACGCGCAGCCCTATCTAAACGGCATGATCGAGTTGCAGGATGCCGCATCGCAGGCGGTTGCGGATTTGGTTCCGTTGACGCTGGGCGAACGGTTTCTTGACTTCTGCGCGGGCGGCGGGGGCAAGGTTTTGGCCGTAGCGGGCCGTATTGCCGGTGAATTCTATGCGCATGACGCCGATCTGCGGCGGATGAACGACTTGCCAGCGCGGGCCGCACGCGCCGGAACGCAGGTCAATCTGGTTCCACCTGAAGATCTTGATGCATTGCCTGCGTGTCATACGGTTTTGGTCGATGCGCCCTGTTCGGGCAGCGGGTCATGGCGCCGCGATCCGCATGGCAAATGGCTGCTGACGCGGGACCGGTTGGATCAGCTTGTGGAAATGCAACAAAATATTCTCAGCCGCGCTTCTGGTTTGGTTCGGCCTGGCGGGCATCTTGTCTATGCGACCTGTTCCTTGCTGGATGTGGAAAATGATCAGCAATCCGCGGCGTTTTTGGCGCGTCATCCGGATTTTTCGCAAGTGGGGGCGCATCACTTTACACCGCTTTCAGGGGGCGATGGATTTTTTTGCGCGGTCTTCGCAAAGGATTGA
- a CDS encoding heme ABC transporter ATP-binding protein, producing the protein MLSATDICVHLGRRQILHDVKFSAAPGNLTAIVGPNGSGKTTLLKALTGELGYTGVVLLEGEDQAHVPGTQLATRRGVLPQSVRLAFPFTVLEVVRLGLLAGIDAADDTLPEKALAHVGLSGFAGRHYHELSGGEQQRCQLARVLVQVWEPLRNGAPSYLFLDEPVSALDIGHQLEVMQIARAYADAGGCVIAVMHDLNLTAMFADSVALMKEGRLVLQAAPDVVMTDQILSDAYSCGLRVNLAPSHGRIPFLLPQVAGITGATTQA; encoded by the coding sequence ATGTTATCAGCCACAGATATTTGCGTGCATCTTGGCAGGCGCCAAATTCTGCATGATGTAAAATTCAGCGCAGCGCCGGGAAACCTGACGGCGATTGTCGGGCCTAACGGGTCTGGCAAAACAACCCTACTGAAGGCTCTGACCGGTGAGCTGGGCTATACTGGCGTGGTTCTGCTCGAAGGTGAGGATCAGGCCCATGTCCCCGGCACCCAGCTTGCGACCCGGCGCGGGGTGTTGCCGCAATCGGTGCGTCTGGCGTTTCCTTTCACCGTGCTTGAAGTCGTTCGTTTAGGTCTGTTGGCGGGGATCGATGCGGCGGATGACACTTTGCCCGAAAAGGCTTTGGCCCATGTTGGATTGTCCGGTTTTGCCGGGCGACATTATCATGAACTTTCTGGCGGAGAACAGCAGCGTTGCCAATTGGCCCGCGTGTTGGTCCAGGTATGGGAGCCGTTGCGAAATGGGGCCCCTTCATATTTGTTTCTTGATGAGCCTGTATCTGCACTGGATATTGGCCACCAGCTAGAGGTGATGCAAATCGCCCGTGCTTACGCAGATGCGGGGGGCTGTGTTATTGCCGTGATGCATGATCTGAACCTGACCGCGATGTTTGCCGATAGCGTGGCTTTGATGAAAGAAGGGCGACTGGTTCTGCAAGCCGCCCCAGACGTTGTGATGACTGATCAGATATTGTCAGATGCCTATAGTTGCGGCTTGCGCGTCAATCTTGCGCCGTCCCACGGCAGGATCCCGTTTCTTCTGCCACAGGTCGCCGGTATCACTGGCGCAACGACCCAGGCGTAA